A stretch of the Candidatus Thiopontia autotrophica genome encodes the following:
- the petA gene encoding ubiquinol-cytochrome c reductase iron-sulfur subunit codes for MSTETVDLGKRRFLTAATSAVSAVGVGFVAVPFVKSMNPSARAQAAGAPVEANISKLEPGQMMTVEWRGKPVWIVRRTQETLDTLKTFDGILRDPASDESDQPDYCKNDSRAIKPEYLVTVGICTHLGCSPTFRPEMAPADLGPDWKGGFFCPCHGSRFDLAGRVYAGVPAPTNLVVPPHKYISDSKVLIGVDQGVA; via the coding sequence ATGAGTACAGAGACTGTAGATCTGGGTAAGCGCCGCTTTCTGACGGCTGCGACCTCTGCAGTGAGCGCAGTAGGGGTCGGCTTTGTAGCTGTTCCTTTCGTTAAGTCCATGAATCCTAGTGCGAGAGCACAGGCGGCTGGCGCTCCTGTTGAGGCAAATATAAGCAAGTTGGAGCCGGGGCAGATGATGACTGTCGAATGGCGTGGCAAGCCGGTATGGATTGTTCGTCGTACTCAGGAGACCCTGGATACTCTGAAAACATTTGATGGTATTCTGCGTGACCCGGCATCAGATGAGTCGGATCAACCTGATTACTGTAAAAATGATTCTCGCGCCATCAAGCCTGAGTACCTGGTAACTGTTGGAATATGTACCCATCTTGGATGTTCTCCAACTTTCCGTCCAGAGATGGCTCCAGCTGACCTCGGTCCAGATTGGAAGGGTGGTTTCTTCTGCCCATGTCATGGCTCCCGTTTCGATTTGGCTGGACGGGTCTACGCAGGGGTACCAGCACCTACAAACCTGGTTGTCCCTCCTCATAAATATATCAGTGATTCCAAAGTGCTGATTGGTGTAGATCAAGGAGTAGCGTAA